The Duganella sp. BuS-21 sequence TCCGCCGTTCAGCGACAAGCGCTGGAGTACGGGCATCGACCCACTCAACGACCCGCATGAGCGCTTCCAGCATTTCGGGACGCCGCCTGCCAAGCAGGGCGATTACGCCTACTTACTGCACATCATCCGCTCGCTCAAGAGTGCCGGAAAAGGCGCTTGCATCCTGCCGCATGGCGTGTTATTTCGCGGCAATGCCGAGGCCGACATCCGCCGCAATTTGATTCGCAAAGGCTATATCAAAGGTATTATCGGCCTGCCTGCCAATTTGTTCTACGGCACCGGCATTCCCGCTTGCATCATCCTCATCGACAAAGAAAACGCTCACAGCCGCAAGGGCATCTTCATGATCGACGCCAGCAGCGGCTTTATTAAGGATGGGCCGAAAAACCGCCTGCGCGACTGCGACATCCACCAGATCGTTGACGTGTTCAACCGGCGGGACGAAAGCGATCCGAAATACGCGCGCATGGTCGGCATTGAGGAAATCGAGAAGAACGACTTCAATCTCAACATCCCGCGCTACGTCGACAGCCAGCAGGTCGAGGATATCCAGGACATCGAAGGCCACCTAAAAGGCGGCATTCCTAGCGCCGATGTGGATGCCTTACAGGCGTACTGGAAAGTTTGCCCGCAACTGCGGCAAACCCTGTTCAGCGCCAACCGCCCCGGCTACATCAATCTCGCCGTCGCCAAGCAAGCCATCAAGCCGCGCATCTACGAGCATCCGGAGTTTGTTACCTTCATCGACGGCATGAATGCCCTGTTTGCCGACTGGCAACAGCGCAGCACCCAAACGCTGAAGGGCCTGCAAGCTGGCTGTCATCCGAAGCTCATCATCAACGACCTTGCCGAAGACCTGCTCGGACACTACGCTGAAAAACCGCTGATCGACAAATACGCCGTCTATCAGCACCTCATGGACTACTGGGCCACGACGATGCAGGACGATTGCTACCTGATCGCCGCCGACGGCTGGAAGGCCGAGACCTACCGCATCATCGAAACCAACAAGAAAGGCAAGGACGTCGACAAGGGCTGGGCCTGTGACCTCGTGCCCAAGCAACTCGTCGTCAATCGCTACTTCGCCAAGCAGCAAGCCGCCATACGCGAGCAGGAAACGGCGCTGGAAAGCGTTGCCGCGCAAATGGCCGAGATGGAAGAGGAACATGGCGGGGACGATGGCGCCTTTGCCAAACTCGACAAGGTGAACAAGGCCAACGTCAGCGCCAGCCTGAAAGAAATCAAGGGTGACAAGGAAGCCAAGGACGAAGCTGGGGCTCTTCATGCCTGGCTGAAACTCTGCGCGCAGGAAGCGGACCTCAAAAAATCCCTGAAAGAGGCCGAGGCCGAACTCGACGCGCTGGCCTATGGCAAGTACCGGACGCTAGTCGAGGCCGACATCAAGACGCTGGCGGTCGAGGACAAATGGATGGCTGCGATCTCCGCCGCCATTCATGGCGAAATGGACCGCATCAGCCAGACACTGACCCGGCGCGTCAAGGAACTGGCCGAACGCTACGAGACGCCGCTGCCGAAACTGGTCGACAAGGTTGCCGACCTGAGCGAGAAGGTGGTGGCGCACCTGAAGAAAATGGGGTTCCAGCCATGAGCAAGGACAAGAAAGCAATCATCGAGGTGCAAGGTGCGGCGATCACCATACTGTCCCGCGATAACGTGGATTACATCTCACTGACCGACATGCTCCGCGCCAAGGACGGCGATTTTTTCATCTCCGACTGGCTGCGCAACCGCAATACCGTTGAGTTTCTCGGTATCTGGGAGCGGCTCTACAACCCTGATTTTAATTCCGGCGAATTCGCCACAATTAAAAGTCAGGTGGGCCTGAACAGCTACAAGCTGAGCGTCAAGGACTGGGTGGAGAAAACCAAGGCCATTGGACTTCGCGCCACAGCGGGGCGCTACGGCGGTACCTATGCCCATCCGGATATCGCGTTCGAGTTCGGCATGTGGATCAGCCCCGAATTCAAGCTTTATCTGGTCAAGGAATTCCGTCGCCTCAAGGAAGACGAAAACAGTCGCCTGTCGCTGGCGTGGAACCTCAACCGCACGCTCTCCAAGCTCAACTACCGCATCCACACCGATGCGATCAAGGCGCACCTGATTCCAGCGGAGATCACGCCCGAACAGACGCGCATCACCTACGCCAGCGAGGCCGACGTACTCAACATCGCCATGTTCGGCCAGACGGCCAAGGCGTGGCGTGACACTCACCCTAAGGCGGCCGGCAACATGCGCGACGAGGCCAGTGTCGAGCAATTGCTGGTGCTCGCCAACCTTGAAAGCCTGAACGCCGAGTTCATTCACATGGGCTTGGCGCAGGGCGAGCGTCTGCAAAAGCTTAATGCCATCGCCATCCGCCAGTTGCGGAGCCTGACGAGCCATATTGCCCTGCGAGCTTTGGGCGCTGCAGGAACTGAGGGCGAAGCATGAGCACGTCAATGCCGCTGTACAAGCAGACTGAGGTCGGGGCGATTCCGGAGGATTGGTGCGTGGCGCAAATTGGCGACTTGGAGCCTTTTGTCACAAGTGGCTCTCGTGGTTGGGCCGCGTATTACTCAGAACATGGTTCGCCATTCATTCGCATAACCAACCTCTCGCGAGAGTGTGTCTACCCTGACCTTAAAGACTTGCGTTATGTGAATGTGGCAACAAATGACAGCGAGGCAGCCCGAACCCAGCTTCGCGATGGAGACATTTTGATCTCTATTACGGCCGACATCGGAAT is a genomic window containing:
- a CDS encoding KilA-N domain-containing protein, translating into MSKDKKAIIEVQGAAITILSRDNVDYISLTDMLRAKDGDFFISDWLRNRNTVEFLGIWERLYNPDFNSGEFATIKSQVGLNSYKLSVKDWVEKTKAIGLRATAGRYGGTYAHPDIAFEFGMWISPEFKLYLVKEFRRLKEDENSRLSLAWNLNRTLSKLNYRIHTDAIKAHLIPAEITPEQTRITYASEADVLNIAMFGQTAKAWRDTHPKAAGNMRDEASVEQLLVLANLESLNAEFIHMGLAQGERLQKLNAIAIRQLRSLTSHIALRALGAAGTEGEA
- a CDS encoding type I restriction-modification system subunit M, translating into MAIKKSELYSSLWQSCDELRGGMDASQYKDYVLVLLFVKYVSDKYAGVPYAPISIPRGSSFNDMVALKGRPDIGDQINKKIIGPLAKANKLSDMPDFNDPSKLGSGQEIVDRLTNLISIFENKALDFSKNRAEGDDILGDAYEYLMRHFAAESGKSKGQFYTPAEVSRIMAQIIGIRGPQTNNGTTVYDPTCGSGSLLLKVGDEAHAKVTLYGQEKDSATSGLARMNMILHDNPTAEIKQGNTIANPMFADEFGGIKTFDYVVANPPFSDKRWSTGIDPLNDPHERFQHFGTPPAKQGDYAYLLHIIRSLKSAGKGACILPHGVLFRGNAEADIRRNLIRKGYIKGIIGLPANLFYGTGIPACIILIDKENAHSRKGIFMIDASSGFIKDGPKNRLRDCDIHQIVDVFNRRDESDPKYARMVGIEEIEKNDFNLNIPRYVDSQQVEDIQDIEGHLKGGIPSADVDALQAYWKVCPQLRQTLFSANRPGYINLAVAKQAIKPRIYEHPEFVTFIDGMNALFADWQQRSTQTLKGLQAGCHPKLIINDLAEDLLGHYAEKPLIDKYAVYQHLMDYWATTMQDDCYLIAADGWKAETYRIIETNKKGKDVDKGWACDLVPKQLVVNRYFAKQQAAIREQETALESVAAQMAEMEEEHGGDDGAFAKLDKVNKANVSASLKEIKGDKEAKDEAGALHAWLKLCAQEADLKKSLKEAEAELDALAYGKYRTLVEADIKTLAVEDKWMAAISAAIHGEMDRISQTLTRRVKELAERYETPLPKLVDKVADLSEKVVAHLKKMGFQP